The window GCGGTCATAACCGCGTTGATGCTGCGCGCTGACGCGACGCGAGCGGCTTGCAACAAATCGACGATGCCGTTGCGAACATAGGCGTAGTCCGCATCTGGTCTATCCAGCTTCTGCTCAGCCATATCCAGGTCCATCTCAATTCATTTTAGTGATTGCACTCCTCTGGTTTCGCCAACCAGGGAGACGTTGCTGACTGTGCCAAACAAGAATAGTGGTGAGCTGGCCCGCCACGACCCAGCTCACCCGCCCTCAAAAGTTTGTGTCAAAGTTTGTGTCAAAGACCGCCGATTAGGCCGGTTTTGCCGGTTTTTCCGGTTGCTAACTGCTTTACCGTCAATAGCTTAGTGTTTTGAAAGTTCCATGGCATGGAAGAGGTCATCGGTTCGATCCCGATCAGGTCCACCAATAAACCCAACAACTTAGCGGATTCGCAGAAAAAACGCGATACGCTTTAGATACGTTGGTTCTCATGCTGCATCCTCCGCAGCACTTTCTACGACATTCCTGGAACGGTCCAGGAGAACATCGACCACACGGCTTTGCGCTTCGCGCTTGGCTGAAGTCAGGGCCTTCGTGTAAATGTTCATCGTTGTGGAGATGTTTGCGTGGCGCATCAATTCCTGCACCACTTTGACATCTTCCCCGTTCGCTTTGAGCAGCGTTGAGTAGGTGTGCCGAAAAGTATGGAAGCCGACCCACTTTGTGATCCCAGCCCGTTTTGCGGCAGGTTGGAGGAAGCGATCCAGAAGCGTATCGGCCCAGGGCGGCATTTTGCCCTGAACTCGTTCGCTGGCAAAGACCCAGTCCTCCGGCTCTGCGTAGCAAGTTTCCCGCCTCCAGGCCAGCAACTCGGCAGTGGTTAGCTCGTCGATGGGAACCGGCCTGCGGGAAGTCTCAGTCTTGCACTTCCCAATAATGCCGTCCACTACCGACCGGGTAACGTCCATCTGCAACGTCTTCCAATCGATGTCGATCCACTTCAGGCCCAGGACCTCACTAATGCGGAGGCCTGTTGTCGCCGCCACGATGCCAATGACGCGCATCTTCTGCGGCAACTCCAGCATGAGCGCACGGAACTCTGCCACTTCCAACGGTTCCGTGACACGCTGCCGCTTGGTGCTCTGGCGGACAGCAAAGATGGGATTCTCTCCATCATTGAGCCAGCCATAGCGGATCGCGTGTTGGAAGACTTCACTCATGATGCCCTTGATCTTCGCTTTGGTCCCATTTGCTAAATCGTCGATGGAGCCAAGCCACCGCTCTACTGCTACTGCTTTGATCTCCCGAAGACGGTAATGGCCCCAACGCGGAACGATTCTCGCCTTCAGATAAACAGCGTAGGTCTGTTTCGTCTGTACGACCTTCCGCTCGGATTCCTTTTCCAGATCCAATTCAATCAACCGGTAGTGCTCAACCAATTGTTCGAAAGTTTCCGGCAATCCTTCAGGACGGGAGGTGTGGTGGTTAACGTCGAGGCGCAGTGTCGAAACAGCCTTCCATGCTGCCGTTTCCGTTGGGTACTGCTTCACTGAACCAATTACAAGAGCACGCATTTTGGGCTTGCCTTTGGCGTCGATATCCCGCCATCGATAAACCCAGACTTCTGGCCCCTTCTTGCGCTGATGACGGCTGAAAAAGCCGTGTTGATAACGTGGTCGATTCAAGAGACATTCCTCTCATTCCGACCCCGATGGCTGGTCTAATTTTACCGCTTCACACTCCAGCCATCGAGAGAGTTCCGAGAGGCGAAATCGCCACATCTGGCGCACTCCCCGACCTACGGGATGCGCCGGCAGGTCGCCTCTTCGGGCCAGTTTGAGCACAGTCTTCCGTGACAGTGCCAGGAAGTCCGCGGCACGTTCAGGAGCGACAAACGGTTCGTGCGTCGTTGGTTTATTCATGAGTTCCATTTCTCACCTCATCTGGACATTTGCAACGCGAACAACACTGCTTTCGTTGGTTTTCAATCGTTCGATCATTCCTCACGTCTGCCCTCGAACGGTGTAGGCTTGAAGAGCTTCGTTCGACTGAGCTGGGCGTCCTTGGCCCGGTTCTCCTCCGCGAGTCGATCCAATCTCGCCATTTCCTCTTCTCTTCGGATTTGCCATTCTGGTTTGGTATTTTGCCCGATACCCTGATTCGCTACAGGCGCGGCGGCGGGCTGTGATTGCCTTTCTACGGTCGGCGCAGGGAGGTTCTTGGTCGTTGTCCTGTTCGGGGCAGGCTTACCTGTGAGCCGATTCGCCATCGCAACGAACTGCCGGTATGTTCCCTGATAGCCCACATCCCGCAAGATCCGCCAAACCGCTTTCCAGGGCAGACCGACTTCTGAAATGGCGTTCAACTCAACAGCAAATCTTTTCAGCCCCCTGGCCTTAAGCGGAAGGAGATCCTTTCTAGCTCGGATCCGTTCGGCCAACGCTTTCACCTCGGTCACCTCGATATTTATTGACGAGTACATTTCAATACGAGTTTGCCATCGGATTTTCATTCATGCAAGGCGGCGGTCCATTTATATCTTTGACCGCCCTCACCTTCCCTCACTTTTCAGGCCAAGGCAGCATTCGGCAGCACTTGCCCTTATCGTCAAGAGCGGTGAAGGTGAATGAGACTCTGTCTGCTAAGCTTTAGCTGTTAAAGACGGTGCTCGTTTGTTGGACCGTCAAGCCGACGCCGGGTCTCAATGGCTTACGGAGCTTCCACGCCATCTGGGGCGGCACTCCTCTTTTGGACATTTACTACGCGACTTCGGACGGCGTCAAAGTGCGCGAAAGTTGGCGTGAAGTCAGGGAGTGGCGTGTGGGTTGACTTGCGAAGCGACATGCGCAGCGATTACGTCAGTGATGGTTTTTAAGATCGGATTAAAACCGTTGAAATCCGTTGTACCAGCATTCTTCTTGATGACCTGCTCGGCGAATATGGCCTTCCCGTAATGAATGCTCTGATCGAAAGGCTTGTGCGGCATGAATGTCTTGCCACCGACAACTGTGCCAAGAGTTTGCTGCGAGAAGAAATCCTCGATTACAGATTCGGTCTTACCAGCCGTCAGCGGAGTTGGCAGCACATAGAGATTGTGCGTTACATGAATATAAGGGGCGGTCCAGGAAGACTGCCGCTTTGTTATGTTGTTGATCACACCGGTCAAGTCTTTCTTGCCGTCGTCGTTGTCAACAAGGATGATAACGGGCTGCAACAGACCGGGTGCCTTGAACTTCTTAAGATCGCTGCTATAGCGGAGAATGAAATTCTTCAAGTCGCCAGTCCCGCCGTGTAGCTCGAGAATGCGCCCTGTGCTTGTTTCCGGGTACTTGAATATGCGAACTTTCAGAGACACGGCGTTCTTAGGAGAGATCGATGCCAAGCCAGGGTAGCCTGCAGCAAGGTGCTTTATTGCCTCCGATATATATATATTGTCGGTCTTGCCTTCGCAGATGATCACTGGAGTCTGCGCGCTGTAGAAATATTCAAAAATCAGAAAGCGCCGATATTGGCTTTCCTTCGTCTGGATGCTTGTTTTTGGACTGCTTCCCGCGATGTTGGATTGCTGGCTGATGCGTTTGTTGTACAGATCGACCCGGTCGATATGCCCAAGCATTCCGTGAAGCTGTGCCATCGTGCCAGGGCTTTTCTGCGTAGTACCACCCGAAGGTGCTGGACCGACGCTTTCAAGGTAGAAGGCGCCGGTGGTAAAAAGCCTATGAACCATCGCGCGGACCGCCCGGCGATATTCGCTTTTGATATTCACTTTCTTGTTTACGACCAGTCCCGTCACGTCCTGACGCGAGTTCCGGTACTGCATGCGCGTCTTCGCGGCGTTGATCGTAAAGCCGGAGTTCGCTACGAGTTTACTGATTTCATTCGCGGCGCTCCAACTATGATTCACACCGATATTCCCGACCGCGATTGACGATGGAAATGTCGGAAGATTAGTTGAAAATGTTAGGTCGTCAGCGTACCTGGTATAAGTGCAGCCGGCTTTCTGTGCAAGTTGAAGGAGCCTGATGTCCAGAATATGGGCGATGAGGTTCGAGAGGACCGGCGAGCAGGGGCTTCCTTGCGGGAGCGCGTTGTCATTGCAAGCAATCTGCGCGAGGACGGTGGCCACCTTCGGGTGGAGGGAGAAATGCTTGTTAACGATGAAAAATCCCCGAACTCGCCCAAAGTTGATACTGCCAAAGAAGTCGGCAAGATCAAGATTGAAAACCCAACGTCTGCCTCGGTGTCGACAAGCGTTGCTCACTATGGATCGGTCGCGCTTGAATCCGTGCGCGATTTGATCCTTCCAGCCATTCGTCGCGTTCAGTTCAGCAGTACAGTCCTGAAGGAGATCTGAAAGATTTCTTTGCAGCAATTTGAGGTCATCCGTGGGTGCCTGGATCACTCTTGTGCCGCCGGAGGCCTTCTGCAGCACAAAAGTGCGGTATTTAGCGGCCGGAATCTTGCGGTAAAGAATATAGGCTAGCGCTTTTGGCTTGAAATTCAGCAAGGCCGCTACATCATGCAGGGTGCTCGCGTTCTTGAGAGATTGCAGCCTGGACATATCGTCTTATAGGGTGCCTACAGACACTCTTACGCGATAGCACATGACGATCTCAATCTGATAGCCATGAGCGACTTGTCAGCAACGATTCTAACGTTGATTTCACTTGCCACGAAACGCGGCAGAAGATCTGACTGTAGGCGAAATCAGGCTAACACAGTGTTTTGAGCCACCGGACATCGAGACTATCTAAAGGTGTTGTAAGCGTGGTACTCGAAGTTCTCAGTAAGCGGCCTAAAAGACGGCATGGCTGGCTCCCGGATCGGCTGCCCATGCAGCCTGTAGTATTCCTTTCCGTTCTGAAACTCCTCGCGAATACGCGAGCTCACCAAAATTGTTCGATCTGCGGGGTCGATGGTGATATAGCCATCGTCAAAGAGCCGGTGCAGATCGCTTCTCATTAGAATGCCGTTCGAGACCTCATGACGGTGCAGAACCGAATAGGGCTTGATGTGCGCAGCATCTAGGACCGGAAGGGTGCGCTCGCCTGTGAGGGCGCACCGGCGCTCGTACGCATCCGTAACGACTATGCGGAATGATCCCTGACCCAGCCGGGGTAAAACAATTTGCGGCTTGCCGCAACCGTGGGATTCGATGGCGGCGAGCGTGGCGGTCTCCTCTATTAGCATCGCCGCGGGCTGCAACCTAAGCCTCTCTTCGACGGCGGCCCAAAGATCGCGTCCAGCCCCGTATTCAGCGTCGTATCCCTTCCCTTGGACTGTGTTCAGCTTGAAATCTGGCGGGGAAGGAATCCACAAGTTTACCGGCCAGAAGAAGGGTTCTGCCAGCATGATACAGCCGATTGTCGGGTTTTCGGCGGGAAGGATTGGCGCCCTCCGGTAATAGGCAATCCGCTGCCGCATCTCCGTCATAGAAGCCACGCCGTTCCCGACTCCGAACGCGTCCCACGCTATATTCACCGAGAGCTGCTGGAATTTTGTGAAGAAGCCGCCACCAACTATGAAGTTGTCAGGGGCATGCAGTTTGAAAAGCAGCAGCTCGCCGGGATTGAGTGCCTTGAACGTGGCAATGGGTGACGGTCGCCAGAAATTAACCTCATCCACGTTTGCCCGGGAGGCGTGAAGTTGGAACCAGCTCTTATCAGTGACCCCGACAAATATCCGCATTGTGCCCGTCGGATCACAGTTTACATTTCATAGAAGCGAACATCGGGAAGTAATTCTTTGTGGGATAGATCCCTGATAGCCCACATCCTGGAATACCCCCCAAACCACTATCCAGAGCAGACCGACATCTGCGATGGTCTTCAATTCAACCGCAAACCTCTTCGGCCCCCTGGGCCTTGAGCGGAAGGAGCTCCTTTTTTGCTAGGAGCCGTTCGACCAGTGCCCTCACCTTCCCTCACTTTGCAGCACAAGGCAGCATTCGGCAGCACTTTCCCGCATCGTCAAGAGCGGTGAGGGTGAATGAGACTTTGTCTGCCAAGGTGCGGCTTTGTTGCGGTCGAAGACCGTGCTTTCGGAAGCTCGGAGAGCGGCGGAGGACCGCTGTGGCTTGAGGCGTCTTCTCAGGTAAGTGCAGTAGTGGAACATAAAGCGCAGACGCACTTTGAGGGTTTTGCTCTTCCATCTGATTTGTTTTGTGCAAGATATCCTGCCGCACATATGTACCTTTAAAAGGCCATTGTGCGTCACGTTCAATTGCACATTTTTCAGTGCAATCTGCCTTTTTAGTCAATTTTCGTCCCTCGCGCCAAACCTCACCTGATTTATCGCCGAATCACTCCGATGGTTTGGCGGTCGGTGCGCCGTCCGGACCAGACGCCAGAGGGCGCATGTCACGAAGGCTATGCGTTTCATTCAGATTTACCTCGCATTTCTTCCACGCTGTGGAATAATTGCGAGGTATGATTTATCGCATCGCGACAGCTCGGCTCACTCAACTCTTGGGGCAATTCCCCGCCGTTGCTTTGCTTGGACCGCGACAAGTTGGAAAAACTACCCTGGCACTCAGCCTCACCAACGAAGCGCAGAATTCACCGCTGTACCTCGATCTGGAGCTTCCCTCAGACCGCGCAAAGCTCGCCGACCCGGAGCTCTACCTTTCCGACTATGAGGATCGGCTCGTGATCCTGGACGAGATCCACCGCCTTCCCGGAATCTTTCAAACTCTGCGTAGCTTGATCGACCGGAGAAAACGAAAAGGAAAGCGGACCGGCCAGTTCCTATTACTCGGATCGGCCTCCATTGATCTTTTGCAGCAATCTGCGGAGACGCTTGCGGGCAGAATCGCTTATATGGAGCTAACTCCATTTCTGGAGAGCGAAGTAGTTGGTTCCTCCCCCAATGCTGCTCTGGCTCTTTGGGTGCGTGGCGGCTTCCCCGACAGCTTTCTCGCGGAAACCGAAGTTCAGAGCTTCGAATGGCGGGCCGCCTTCATCCAGACCTATTTGGAACGGGACGTTCCGTCGTTAGGTCCACGCGTTCCGGCTGAGACGCTTCACCGCTTTTGGCAAATGCTTGGACACAATCAAGGCCAGATGTTGAACGCGGCGCAGCTTGCGGCAGGCTTGGGAATAAGCGGCCAGACAGTCGGCAGATATCTCGACATCATGGTTGACCTCCTGCTCGTGCGTCGTTTGCAGCCATGGTCTTCAAATGTCGGCAAGCGGCTTGTCCGCTCCCCAAAGGTCTATGTGCGGGATAGCGGACTTCTGCATACTCTGCTGGGGATACGCGATCAGGAAACCTTATTGGGGCATCCGGTGGTCGGATCGAGCTGGGAGGGAATGATCATCGAGAACATCTTGAGCGCGGTACCGGCCAACACGCAGGCTTGGTTTTACCGCACCTCAGTTGGGGCCGAGATTGACTTGGTTCTGGAGACCGCGCCAAATGAGCGATGGGCAATCGAGATGAAGCGTTCCCTAAGCGATCCGAAGCCAACCAAGGGTTTCTACATCGGTTGCGCCGACGTCAAAGCCAACCATCAAATTGTCGTTTACCCAGGCCAGGAAAGCTACAGGCACGACGCAAAAACGGAGATCATGCCTCTGCAACCCTTACTTAAGCGGTTGTCACAGCTATGAACCAGCGCCGTTGAGATTTAGCTGCCTCAGCGCCCGCAGAAACATGGTGGATT is drawn from Edaphobacter lichenicola and contains these coding sequences:
- a CDS encoding tyrosine-type recombinase/integrase: MNRPRYQHGFFSRHQRKKGPEVWVYRWRDIDAKGKPKMRALVIGSVKQYPTETAAWKAVSTLRLDVNHHTSRPEGLPETFEQLVEHYRLIELDLEKESERKVVQTKQTYAVYLKARIVPRWGHYRLREIKAVAVERWLGSIDDLANGTKAKIKGIMSEVFQHAIRYGWLNDGENPIFAVRQSTKRQRVTEPLEVAEFRALMLELPQKMRVIGIVAATTGLRISEVLGLKWIDIDWKTLQMDVTRSVVDGIIGKCKTETSRRPVPIDELTTAELLAWRRETCYAEPEDWVFASERVQGKMPPWADTLLDRFLQPAAKRAGITKWVGFHTFRHTYSTLLKANGEDVKVVQELMRHANISTTMNIYTKALTSAKREAQSRVVDVLLDRSRNVVESAAEDAA
- a CDS encoding helix-turn-helix domain-containing protein — translated: MELMNKPTTHEPFVAPERAADFLALSRKTVLKLARRGDLPAHPVGRGVRQMWRFRLSELSRWLECEAVKLDQPSGSE
- a CDS encoding retron Ec67 family RNA-directed DNA polymerase/endonuclease; translated protein: MSRLQSLKNASTLHDVAALLNFKPKALAYILYRKIPAAKYRTFVLQKASGGTRVIQAPTDDLKLLQRNLSDLLQDCTAELNATNGWKDQIAHGFKRDRSIVSNACRHRGRRWVFNLDLADFFGSINFGRVRGFFIVNKHFSLHPKVATVLAQIACNDNALPQGSPCSPVLSNLIAHILDIRLLQLAQKAGCTYTRYADDLTFSTNLPTFPSSIAVGNIGVNHSWSAANEISKLVANSGFTINAAKTRMQYRNSRQDVTGLVVNKKVNIKSEYRRAVRAMVHRLFTTGAFYLESVGPAPSGGTTQKSPGTMAQLHGMLGHIDRVDLYNKRISQQSNIAGSSPKTSIQTKESQYRRFLIFEYFYSAQTPVIICEGKTDNIYISEAIKHLAAGYPGLASISPKNAVSLKVRIFKYPETSTGRILELHGGTGDLKNFILRYSSDLKKFKAPGLLQPVIILVDNDDGKKDLTGVINNITKRQSSWTAPYIHVTHNLYVLPTPLTAGKTESVIEDFFSQQTLGTVVGGKTFMPHKPFDQSIHYGKAIFAEQVIKKNAGTTDFNGFNPILKTITDVIAAHVASQVNPHATP
- a CDS encoding HNH endonuclease; this encodes MRIFVGVTDKSWFQLHASRANVDEVNFWRPSPIATFKALNPGELLLFKLHAPDNFIVGGGFFTKFQQLSVNIAWDAFGVGNGVASMTEMRQRIAYYRRAPILPAENPTIGCIMLAEPFFWPVNLWIPSPPDFKLNTVQGKGYDAEYGAGRDLWAAVEERLRLQPAAMLIEETATLAAIESHGCGKPQIVLPRLGQGSFRIVVTDAYERRCALTGERTLPVLDAAHIKPYSVLHRHEVSNGILMRSDLHRLFDDGYITIDPADRTILVSSRIREEFQNGKEYYRLHGQPIREPAMPSFRPLTENFEYHAYNTFR
- a CDS encoding ATP-binding protein, with amino-acid sequence MIYRIATARLTQLLGQFPAVALLGPRQVGKTTLALSLTNEAQNSPLYLDLELPSDRAKLADPELYLSDYEDRLVILDEIHRLPGIFQTLRSLIDRRKRKGKRTGQFLLLGSASIDLLQQSAETLAGRIAYMELTPFLESEVVGSSPNAALALWVRGGFPDSFLAETEVQSFEWRAAFIQTYLERDVPSLGPRVPAETLHRFWQMLGHNQGQMLNAAQLAAGLGISGQTVGRYLDIMVDLLLVRRLQPWSSNVGKRLVRSPKVYVRDSGLLHTLLGIRDQETLLGHPVVGSSWEGMIIENILSAVPANTQAWFYRTSVGAEIDLVLETAPNERWAIEMKRSLSDPKPTKGFYIGCADVKANHQIVVYPGQESYRHDAKTEIMPLQPLLKRLSQL